A stretch of Leucobacter aridicollis DNA encodes these proteins:
- a CDS encoding ABC transporter substrate-binding protein, with translation MNRRLITIPALAATALLALSACTTAGANAGEAGGEPSTPTPGGTLTYFANTEPPVWDGQRIPSLNANSINSSIFDTVVAQADDGTYKPGLATTWEISDDGLTYTFTLRDDVTFHDGTPFNAEVLKQNLDRPLAEPDLATVSTGIASTKVVDEHTLEVVLSRQNAAFVHALSTPHWPIYSGKVLTEHTSAELAASPELSIGTGAFKVSDYQKGSKLVLERNEDYDWAPETWEHDGPAYLDEVVIQFVPETQARIGALTSGQADAIDQIPPLNIPEVESAGLTVLEKDNTGTPYYVALNPNLAPFDDKNVRLAFRESVDIDGLLKGVYAGVYEKAWSTTLPGTPPEGSFDETLKGSWGFDPEHAAELLDAAGYTEVDSDGYRVKDGERLTLRWSVDSLYQQTDQRQQLGEAIASSLKDAGFEVIRTPYDTAAYTAQLAKGEHHLADSSRGFADVGTSVYPFTTGGIPSSNGGSGINYGLLSDPAIDDAYAVISSSLDPDKRIAAAKQVQHRIIDEGYVVPIYVPKKIVGTTDSVNGWKFDAVGYTDSFFDVWLTK, from the coding sequence ATGAACCGAAGACTCATCACCATCCCCGCGCTCGCCGCCACCGCGCTCCTCGCGCTGTCGGCCTGCACGACCGCCGGGGCGAACGCCGGGGAGGCTGGCGGCGAGCCGTCGACGCCCACGCCCGGCGGCACCCTCACCTACTTCGCGAACACCGAGCCGCCCGTGTGGGACGGCCAGCGCATCCCGAGCCTGAACGCGAACTCGATCAACAGCTCAATCTTTGACACCGTCGTCGCGCAGGCCGACGACGGCACCTACAAGCCGGGGCTCGCGACGACGTGGGAGATCAGCGACGACGGCCTCACGTACACGTTCACGCTGCGCGACGACGTCACGTTCCACGACGGCACGCCCTTCAACGCTGAGGTGTTGAAGCAGAACCTCGACCGGCCGCTCGCCGAGCCCGACCTTGCGACGGTCTCGACAGGGATCGCGTCGACGAAGGTCGTCGACGAGCACACGCTCGAGGTCGTGCTGAGTCGACAGAACGCGGCGTTCGTGCACGCGCTGTCGACGCCGCACTGGCCGATCTACTCGGGCAAGGTGCTCACTGAGCACACGTCGGCAGAGCTCGCCGCCTCGCCCGAACTGTCGATTGGCACGGGCGCGTTCAAGGTGAGCGACTACCAGAAGGGCTCGAAGCTCGTGCTCGAGCGCAACGAGGACTACGACTGGGCGCCCGAGACGTGGGAGCACGACGGGCCAGCGTACCTCGACGAGGTCGTCATCCAGTTCGTGCCCGAGACGCAGGCTCGCATCGGCGCGCTCACCTCGGGTCAGGCCGACGCGATCGACCAGATCCCGCCGCTGAACATTCCCGAGGTCGAAAGCGCCGGGCTCACCGTGCTCGAGAAGGACAACACGGGCACCCCGTACTACGTGGCGCTCAACCCGAACCTCGCGCCCTTCGACGACAAGAACGTGCGCCTCGCCTTCCGCGAGTCCGTCGACATCGACGGCCTCCTCAAGGGCGTCTACGCTGGCGTCTACGAGAAGGCGTGGAGCACCACGCTGCCCGGCACCCCGCCCGAGGGCTCGTTCGACGAGACCCTCAAGGGCAGTTGGGGCTTCGATCCCGAGCACGCCGCCGAGCTACTCGACGCGGCGGGCTACACCGAGGTCGACTCCGACGGCTACCGGGTGAAGGACGGGGAGCGGCTCACGCTGCGCTGGAGCGTTGACAGCCTGTACCAGCAGACCGACCAGCGGCAGCAGCTCGGCGAGGCGATCGCGTCGTCGCTGAAGGACGCCGGCTTCGAGGTCATCCGCACCCCCTACGACACGGCCGCGTATACCGCCCAGCTTGCCAAGGGCGAGCACCACCTCGCGGACTCGTCGCGCGGGTTCGCCGACGTCGGCACCTCGGTCTACCCGTTCACGACGGGCGGCATTCCGAGCTCGAACGGCGGCTCCGGCATCAACTACGGCCTGCTCAGCGACCCGGCCATCGACGACGCCTACGCCGTGATCAGCAGCTCGCTCGACCCCGATAAGCGCATCGCGGCCGCGAAGCAGGTGCAGCATCGCATCATCGACGAGGGCTACGTCGTGCCGATCTACGTGCCGAAGAAGATCGTCGGCACGACCGACAGCGTCAACGGCTGGAAGTTCGACGCCGTCGGCTACACCGACTCGTTCTTCGACGTCTGGCTGACCAAGTAG
- a CDS encoding LLM class flavin-dependent oxidoreductase, with the protein MPRIDLFYYGDTSPGQSPAQLYREIEEQIVLGDQLGYHGAWVTEHHFQARGEVPDPLTLFARLSGTTERIRLGTSIACAPYYHPIRLAEQAALVDALSGGRLDLGVGTGMTTPELAAVWGFQPDDAARRAKEVHEILTQAFDDGVVNYAGEFYNYSDVRISPPAGRPASDLIWTAAGRNAIPLATAHGFRLMIPRPLPLAQRLQINAEYRAAVPGGEVIHLRSGLVGPTRELARERAVEFLREYAAVYLRTDWRGGPDSEAFDDIAEKLSFAVGTAEEVADKIWEWTEQFGGTEETAIQFHGPHAAHAHALESIELFATQLDALQADAPRTSVAWEDRGIPDRPVPAGLTPYTDSVGDPDVRRLVGAQATAPAAAS; encoded by the coding sequence ATGCCACGAATCGACCTCTTCTACTACGGCGACACCTCGCCCGGCCAGTCGCCCGCCCAGCTCTACCGCGAGATCGAAGAGCAGATCGTGCTCGGCGATCAGCTCGGCTACCACGGCGCGTGGGTGACCGAACACCACTTCCAGGCGCGCGGCGAGGTGCCAGACCCGCTCACGCTGTTCGCGCGGCTGAGCGGCACGACCGAGCGCATCCGCCTCGGCACCTCGATCGCCTGCGCGCCGTACTACCACCCGATCCGGCTGGCCGAGCAGGCGGCGCTCGTCGACGCGCTCTCGGGCGGCAGGCTCGACCTCGGCGTCGGCACCGGGATGACGACCCCCGAGCTCGCGGCCGTGTGGGGGTTCCAGCCCGACGACGCGGCCCGGCGCGCGAAGGAGGTCCACGAGATCCTCACCCAGGCCTTCGACGACGGCGTCGTGAACTACGCCGGCGAGTTCTACAACTACTCCGACGTGCGCATCTCGCCGCCCGCTGGCCGCCCGGCCAGCGACCTCATCTGGACGGCGGCGGGCCGCAACGCGATCCCGCTCGCGACCGCCCACGGGTTCCGACTGATGATCCCGAGGCCGCTGCCACTCGCGCAGCGGCTGCAGATCAACGCGGAGTATCGCGCGGCGGTGCCCGGCGGCGAGGTCATCCACCTCCGCTCCGGGCTCGTCGGCCCGACCCGCGAGCTCGCCCGCGAGCGCGCCGTCGAGTTCCTCCGCGAGTACGCCGCCGTCTACCTCCGCACCGACTGGCGTGGCGGCCCGGACAGCGAGGCCTTCGACGACATCGCCGAGAAGCTGTCGTTCGCCGTCGGCACCGCCGAGGAGGTCGCCGACAAGATCTGGGAGTGGACCGAGCAGTTCGGGGGTACCGAGGAGACCGCGATCCAGTTCCACGGCCCCCACGCCGCGCACGCGCACGCGCTCGAATCCATCGAGCTTTTCGCCACGCAGCTCGACGCGCTGCAGGCAGACGCCCCGCGCACGAGCGTCGCGTGGGAGGACCGGGGGATCCCCGACCGGCCGGTGCCCGCGGGCCTCACGCCGTACACCGACAGCGTCGGCGACCCGGACGTGCGCCGGCTCGTCGGGGCGCAGGCCACGGCGCCGGCCGCGGCCAGCTGA
- a CDS encoding LLM class flavin-dependent oxidoreductase — MTTTPARPAEPLHPQAGTRSPLGSTDIGERLRIGFITHFDQSEDTASIYRENIRLVQALEEQGYDSAWIATRHFGSGWAAAPSPYGLLGALAASTDRIGLGTAVLPIIFDDAVRAAEELSVIDHLAGHRLLVGLGKGVPSDSYQVFEAYSPDRDQSFSEKIETLHWALEGSQVEGGSQSIYPANTSLQGRLFHGSSNDATIRYAAERGDGFILERFGNGPEREPGERQTFQRRQLRTVLDYRRVFRETWGESRTPYVVTSRSAYPGVTTEAALAEASTTAARWNEYAGILGRVNPAYSPADQLLSDNFVWGDPQALAADLLADPTVLLSDELVLGIHPALHSVDETIAKAKILLDEVVPLVREGWTTGRAELLAAEESQVAS, encoded by the coding sequence ATGACCACCACACCAGCCCGCCCCGCCGAGCCCCTGCACCCGCAGGCCGGCACGCGCAGCCCGCTCGGCTCAACCGACATCGGCGAGCGCCTGCGCATCGGCTTCATCACCCACTTCGACCAGAGCGAGGACACCGCCTCGATCTACCGCGAGAACATCCGCCTCGTGCAGGCGCTCGAGGAACAGGGATACGACAGCGCCTGGATCGCGACCCGGCATTTCGGCAGCGGCTGGGCCGCCGCGCCAAGCCCGTATGGCCTGCTCGGCGCGCTCGCCGCCTCCACCGACCGCATCGGGCTCGGCACCGCGGTGCTCCCGATCATCTTCGACGACGCGGTGCGCGCGGCCGAGGAGCTCTCGGTCATCGACCATCTCGCGGGGCACCGCCTGCTCGTCGGGCTCGGCAAGGGGGTGCCGAGCGACTCGTACCAGGTGTTCGAGGCCTACTCGCCCGACCGCGACCAGAGCTTCAGCGAGAAGATCGAGACCCTGCACTGGGCGCTCGAGGGGAGCCAGGTCGAGGGCGGATCCCAGTCGATCTACCCGGCGAATACCTCGCTGCAGGGGCGGCTCTTCCACGGCAGCTCGAACGACGCGACGATCCGGTACGCGGCCGAGCGTGGCGACGGCTTCATCCTCGAACGCTTCGGCAACGGGCCCGAGCGCGAGCCTGGAGAGCGGCAGACGTTCCAGCGCCGCCAACTGCGCACCGTGCTCGACTACCGGCGCGTGTTCCGCGAGACGTGGGGCGAGAGCCGCACCCCCTATGTGGTGACCTCGCGCAGCGCGTACCCGGGCGTCACGACCGAGGCCGCGCTCGCCGAAGCCTCGACCACGGCGGCGCGCTGGAACGAATACGCGGGGATCCTCGGCCGCGTGAACCCCGCCTACTCGCCCGCCGACCAGCTGCTCTCCGACAACTTCGTGTGGGGCGACCCGCAGGCGCTCGCCGCCGACCTGCTCGCAGACCCGACGGTGCTGCTGAGCGACGAGCTCGTGCTCGGCATCCATCCCGCTTTGCATTCGGTCGACGAGACGATCGCGAAGGCGAAGATCCTGCTCGACGAGGTCGTGCCGCTCGTGCGCGAGGGGTGGACGACGGGACGGGCCGAGCTGCTCGCCGCCGAGGAATCGCAGGTCGCGTCATGA
- a CDS encoding flavin reductase: protein MSLVARAEVAEEQVAGAGEARAADPERREPGEALTRDWRAWQRERLAAATAPHGPAALVLTQWVTGAEPREVAGLPGRWAAVDGVLTATGFATGDYLLPGGAAATAPLWLGDPAVTPGASPEVTSGGALVRPFAREGVLAVRVFDPEAPGRVGLDAIDAFAPDADWIVPARFEPNQRTVPVELADGHRTLADTSGDLVFELAGAEHRLAGALRGGAISVVFGDATNGVESYGFRFLTVPAPDAAGRTAVDFNRAYLPPCAFSDQFVCPLPAPGNRLPVRIAAGERTVRRRETAQVEGGEAGDADEKARTRRYRDVMGAFPSGVTIVTTQGEDGPVGFTCQSFYSVSIDPPLVSFSIARTSKSLAAVRASGRVVINFLGAAQRHLSAQFARSGTDKWSGVAWTPAADNGSPVLDEVTGWVAGDIEREIEAGDHLIFLVRVSALHTAPDVEPLVFHRGSYRELEYMI from the coding sequence ATGAGTCTCGTCGCGCGCGCGGAGGTGGCAGAAGAACAGGTCGCGGGGGCCGGCGAGGCGCGGGCCGCCGATCCTGAACGCCGGGAGCCGGGCGAGGCGCTCACCCGCGACTGGCGGGCGTGGCAGCGGGAACGGCTCGCGGCGGCGACCGCCCCGCACGGGCCCGCGGCCCTCGTGCTCACCCAGTGGGTGACGGGCGCGGAGCCGCGGGAGGTCGCGGGGCTGCCGGGCCGCTGGGCGGCGGTGGACGGCGTGCTCACCGCGACGGGGTTCGCGACCGGCGACTACCTGCTCCCGGGCGGCGCCGCGGCCACCGCGCCGCTGTGGCTCGGCGACCCGGCCGTGACGCCCGGGGCTTCCCCCGAAGTGACCTCCGGTGGAGCGCTCGTGCGCCCGTTCGCGCGTGAGGGGGTGCTCGCGGTGCGGGTCTTCGACCCCGAAGCTCCGGGGCGGGTCGGGCTCGACGCGATTGACGCCTTCGCGCCCGACGCGGACTGGATCGTGCCCGCGCGCTTCGAACCGAACCAGCGCACCGTGCCGGTCGAGCTCGCCGACGGGCACCGAACGCTCGCCGACACCTCTGGCGACTTGGTCTTTGAACTCGCCGGAGCCGAGCACCGGCTCGCAGGGGCGCTCCGCGGGGGAGCGATCTCGGTCGTCTTCGGCGACGCGACGAACGGGGTCGAGAGCTACGGCTTCAGGTTCCTCACGGTGCCCGCGCCAGACGCAGCCGGCCGCACCGCGGTCGACTTCAACCGGGCCTACCTCCCGCCATGCGCGTTCAGCGACCAGTTCGTGTGCCCGCTGCCGGCGCCGGGGAACCGGCTCCCCGTCAGGATCGCCGCGGGCGAGCGCACCGTGCGGCGCCGTGAGACGGCGCAGGTCGAGGGCGGCGAGGCTGGCGATGCTGACGAGAAGGCGCGCACGCGGCGGTACCGCGACGTCATGGGCGCGTTTCCGTCTGGCGTGACCATCGTCACGACGCAGGGCGAGGACGGACCGGTCGGGTTCACCTGCCAGTCGTTCTATAGCGTCTCGATCGACCCGCCGCTCGTGTCGTTCTCGATCGCCCGCACCTCGAAGAGCCTCGCCGCCGTGCGGGCGAGCGGGCGGGTCGTCATCAACTTCCTCGGTGCCGCCCAGCGCCATCTCAGCGCCCAGTTCGCCCGCTCCGGCACCGACAAGTGGTCCGGGGTCGCCTGGACGCCGGCCGCCGACAACGGATCACCGGTGCTCGACGAGGTCACCGGCTGGGTCGCGGGCGACATTGAGCGCGAGATCGAGGCGGGCGACCACCTCATCTTCCTCGTGCGCGTGAGCGCCCTGCACACGGCGCCCGACGTGGAGCCGCTCGTCTTTCACCGCGGGAGCTACCGGGAACTCGAGTACATGATCTAG